CGGCGGCGGCGTCACCGCGCTCACCGACCGCAACGGCCCCGACGCCAACCCGCTCGTCTCGCCCGATGGCGGCAAGATCGCCTATCTCGGCTTCGACGACGCCTTGCGCGCATACGAGAACACGCAGCTCTATGTCATGAACCGCGACGGGTCGGGCGCGCGCAGCCTGACCGCCGATTGGGACCATGGCGTCGATGCGATCGAATGGGCCGCGGACGGCAAGTCGGTATATGCGCAATATGACGACCATGGCGAAACGAAGGTCGCGCGCATCGGCCTCGACGGATCGGTGCGCGGCGCCGCGACCGGCCTTTCGGGCGGCGGGCTCGACCGCCCCTATACCGGCGGCAGTTTCTCGGTATCGGACGGCGGCGCGATCGCCTTCACCGGCGGCACACCGACGCGTCCCGCCGAAGTGCAGCTTGCGCGCGGCGGATCGACGCGGATGCTCACCGACCTCAACCGATCGCTTCGCGAAGTGAAATCATTCGGCGCGGTCCGCAAGATCACCGCCGCCTCCAGTCACGACGGCAAGACGATCGAGGGCTGGCTGACGCTGCCGCCCGGCCATGTCGAAGGCCAGCGCGTGCCGCTGATCCTCGAAATTCACGGCGGGCCCTTCGCCGCCTATGGCCCGCATTTCGCGACCGACAACCAGCTCTATGCCGCCGCGGGCTATGCCGTGCTCTCGGCGAATCCGCGCGGCTCGACCAGCTATGGCGCGGCCTTTGCGAACGAGATCGACAAGGCCTATCCGGGCAACGACTATTTCGATCTGATCAGCATCGTCGATCGCGCAATCGAACTCGGCGTTGCCGACCCGAACGCCCTGTTCGTCACCGGCGGTTCGGGCGGCGGCGTGCTGACGAGCTGGATCGTCGGCAAGACCAACCGGTTCAAGGCCGCGGTCACGCAAAAGCCGGTGATCAACTGGACGACGCAGGCGCTCACCGCCGACGGCCCCGCATTTTTCGGCCGCTACTGGCTCGGCGCGCAGCCGTGGGAGAATCCCGAACTTTACTGGTCGCGCTCGCCGCTGTCGCTCGTCGGCAATGTCGAAACGCCGACGATGGTGGTCGTCGGAGCCGAGGATTACCGCACGCCGGTCAGCGAATCCGAACAATATTACACCGCGCTTCGCCTCCGCGGCGTGCCCACGGCGCTGGTCAAGGTGCCCGGCGCCAGCCATGGCGGCATCGCCGCGCGCCCGTCGCAATCGGCCGCCAAAGCCGCCGCAATCCTCGCCTGGTTCGAGAAATACCGGAAAGGCTGGACGCGGCCTGCGGGGGAATAACGCCATGTCAGTGTCGTGGTAGGGAGCGGTCGTTTCCGACATTGAAAGCGTGAGGGACCAAGCCAGCCCCTTCACGCCGCGTCGTGGAAGATCACCCCCAGCGTGTGCCGCCGCCCCGACCGGAGGCGGCTCACCCCGTGGCGCATCATCACGCGATAGTCGCCGCGCGTGCCCCGCACGGGTCGCGCGTTCACCGCGAAGACCACCGCGTCGCCCTTCGCGAGCGGCACGACCGCCGCCCTCGATTGCATCCGCGGCCTTTGTTCGGTCAGCACGAACTCGCCGCCGGTGAAATCCTCTTCCGGCGCCGACAGCAGCACCGCGACCTGCAGCGGAAAGACATGCTCGCCATATAAATCCTGGTGCAGGCAATTATAGTCGTCCGCGCCATATCGCAGCAGCAGGGGCGTCGGCCGCCTTTGCCCCGCATCATGGCACCGCGCGAGGAATTCGGCGTGGTCCGCCGGAAAGCGCGCCGCCATCCCCATCCGCTCGTGCCAGCGGTTCGCGATCGGCGCGAGCCGCGCATAGAGCATCCCGCGCAGCGCCGCGACCAGCGGCGGCAGCGGATAGGCGAAATAGCGATACTCACCGCGCCCGAAACCGTGCCGCGCCATATGGACATGGCTGCGGAAACCCGCCGGCGCGTCATAAAGCGCGGCGAGGCCGTCGCACGCCGCCGCATCGAGCAGCCCCGGCAGAACGGCCCAACCTTCGCGGTCGAGCGCGATCATCGGGTCGGCGGCATCGTCTGCACAGGGCGGCGGCATGATTTTGGGCTGTGTCGTCATGCCGCAATCATGGCGCCACGCGCCGGTCGCCGCGCCCCGTTTCTTGCGCTCAAACACGCCTATGTGCTTCAAGTGGCGCCGACAATCGCCTAGGGTCAGAACCCTGAGCTGCCTTCCCGCGCCTGTCCCAAACGCCGACAATCGGAAAGTTCCCATGCAAAAACGCTTCGCCGCCGCCCTTCTCCTCGCCGCCGTCGCCGCGCCCGTCTCGGCTCAATCGGGCATCGACGCCGCCAACCTGACCGAAACCGTGCGCACCCTCGCCTCGGACCAGTTCCAGGGCCGCGCGCCCGGTACGGTCGGCGAGGAACGCACGGTCGGTTATCTGATCGGCCGGCTGGAGGCGATGGGGCTCGAACCCGCAGGGGTCGACGGCGGCTGGACTCAGCCCGTGCCCTTGCTCCACACCCGCCTCGGCACGCCCGAAACGCTCGCCTTCGACCGCAAGGGCGCTGCGACGCCGCTGACCTTCGGCACCGACATCTATGTCTCGACGCTCCAGCCGAAGGAGCGCGCGGTGGTCGCGAACGCGTCGATGGTCTTCGTCGGTTACGGCGTCAGCGCGCCCGAGCGCGGCTGGGACGATTTCAAGGGACAGGATTTGAAGGGCAAGGTCGCGGTGTTCCTGATCAACGACCCCGATTTCGTCGCGGCAAAGGGTGAGGACCCGTTCGGCAAGTTCGGCGGCCGGACGATGACCTATTACGGCCGCTGGACCTACAAGTTCGAGGAGGCCGCCCGCCGCGGCGCGGTCGCGGCGCTGATCGTCCACGACAGCGAGGGCGTCGGCTATGGCTGGAACGTCGTCAAAAGCGGCGGCGGCGAAAATTACGGCCTTGTCGTCCCGCCCGAAAAGGTGACGAGCCTCGCGCTTCAGGGTTGGATCTCGGGCGAGACCGCGACAAGATTATTCGCCGATGCCGGGCAGGATCTGGAGAAATTGCGCGTCACAGCGCGCCGCAAGGATTTCAAGCCCATCGACCTCGGCGCGACTTTCGACGCCGCGATCCCCGTGACGCAGGAGGTGGTGCAGAGCCAGAATGTGCTGGCGAAGATTTCCGGCACGAAACGCCCCGACGAAGTCGTCGTCTATGGCGCGCACTGGGACGCATACGGAGAGGGTCCGCCCGACGAGCAGGGCCGCATCTATCGCGCGGGCGCGAACGACGACGCGCTCGGCGTCGCGGGACTGTTCGAGATCGCCCGTAATTTCAAGGCCGCGCCGCCGCCCGACCGCACGATCGCCTTCGCCTTCTGGACCGCCGAAGAGCGCGGCCTGCTGGGGTCCGAAGCCTATGCCGAAAAGCCCATCTTCCCGCTCGAAAAGACCGTCGCCAACCTCGGTCTCGACATCCTCCAGACCGCCGGCCGCGCCAGGGACGTCGTCCTCGTCGGCAAGGGGCAGGGCACGCTCGAAGACGATCTCGCGCGCGTCGCAGCCACGCAGGGCCGCACGGTCAGCATCGAGAGTCTGCCCGAACGCGGGCTCTTCTATCGCGCCGACCATTTCAGCCTTGCCAAGCGCGGCGTTCCCGTCCTCCTGATGATGGGCATCGCCGGCGCGTCGGACCTTGTCGACGGCGGCAAGGAGGCCGGCCAGAAGTGGGTCGATGCCTATACGGGCAAATGCTATCATCAGGCATGCGACGCTTGGGGGGCGGACTGGAACCTCGATGGCGCGGTTCAGGACATCGATGTTTTCTACCGGATCGGCGATGAGTTGGCGCGCTCGGCGCGCTGGCCCGAGTGGAAAGCGGGCAGCGAGTTCAAGGCCATTCGCGACCGGAGCGCCGCATCGCGGAAATAGGGCGTGATGTGCGGAGGCGTCGGGTTTCGGCCGGAGGTCGCCGATAGAGATATGTGCCCCGGCGAAAGCCGGGGTCCAGAATTCCCGCGCTAGCGTTGCGCCTTTACGCACTCGGCCCCGGCTTTCGCCGGGGTGCACAAGGGTCAGATCCCCACCCCGAAACCGCCGCGTCTTGCGGCTTCCCGCGCCGAGGATTACTCCCGCCTCATGAGCGACGACAAAATCTTCATCAGCGCGAACGATCTGCTCGCCGACTCGCTGCGCCTCGGCATGCAGGTGGTGGCCAGCGACTTCAAACCGACGCACCTCGTCGGCATCTGGCGCGGCGGGGCGCCGGTCGGGATCGCGGTGCAGGAACTGCTCGACTATCACGGCCACCACTGCGACCATATCGCGATCCGCACCTCCTCCTATAAAGGCATCGACAGACAGGACCCGCAGGTAAAAGTCTTTGCCCTCGGCTATCTGATCGACACGCTGAATCCCGAGGACCGGCTGCTCATCATCGACGATGTCTTCGACAGCGGCCGCAGCATCCGCGCCTTCATAGCGGAACTCAAGGCGCGCTGCCGCCACAATATGCCGCGCGACATCCGCATCGCGACGGTGTGGTTCAAACCGGGGCGCAACGTTACCGACCTCCGCCCCGATTTCTTCGTCCACGAAACCGACCGGTGGCTGATCTTCCCGCACGAGATCGACGGGCTGACGGTCGAGGAAATCCGCCGCC
This genomic interval from Sphingopyxis chilensis contains the following:
- a CDS encoding S9 family peptidase — protein: MRKLALFGASLLALTSQITLAQEDQPPAAPPAETAAPAETPAAMSGSAVGSARLAPNRRFTGADLFDLAIAADPQISPDGRHIAYVRRANDIMTDRAVSSIWLIDTQTGEETPVAGQGDGAFSPRWSPDGKRIAFASTEGGSAQLWVRWMDGGEAVRLTGLPTSPSSIAWSPDGRSIAYTMLVKDEGPKFGSAPANKPEGAKWAEPLEIRDLLTYRADGEGYVEPGFEKIFLVPAAGGSPRQLTFGPYHDGGPLSWSRDGRTLYFAANRRPDWESDPVESEIYALDVTGGGVTALTDRNGPDANPLVSPDGGKIAYLGFDDALRAYENTQLYVMNRDGSGARSLTADWDHGVDAIEWAADGKSVYAQYDDHGETKVARIGLDGSVRGAATGLSGGGLDRPYTGGSFSVSDGGAIAFTGGTPTRPAEVQLARGGSTRMLTDLNRSLREVKSFGAVRKITAASSHDGKTIEGWLTLPPGHVEGQRVPLILEIHGGPFAAYGPHFATDNQLYAAAGYAVLSANPRGSTSYGAAFANEIDKAYPGNDYFDLISIVDRAIELGVADPNALFVTGGSGGGVLTSWIVGKTNRFKAAVTQKPVINWTTQALTADGPAFFGRYWLGAQPWENPELYWSRSPLSLVGNVETPTMVVVGAEDYRTPVSESEQYYTALRLRGVPTALVKVPGASHGGIAARPSQSAAKAAAILAWFEKYRKGWTRPAGE
- a CDS encoding 2OG-Fe(II) oxygenase, whose translation is MPPPCADDAADPMIALDREGWAVLPGLLDAAACDGLAALYDAPAGFRSHVHMARHGFGRGEYRYFAYPLPPLVAALRGMLYARLAPIANRWHERMGMAARFPADHAEFLARCHDAGQRRPTPLLLRYGADDYNCLHQDLYGEHVFPLQVAVLLSAPEEDFTGGEFVLTEQRPRMQSRAAVVPLAKGDAVVFAVNARPVRGTRGDYRVMMRHGVSRLRSGRRHTLGVIFHDAA
- a CDS encoding M20/M25/M40 family metallo-hydrolase gives rise to the protein MQKRFAAALLLAAVAAPVSAQSGIDAANLTETVRTLASDQFQGRAPGTVGEERTVGYLIGRLEAMGLEPAGVDGGWTQPVPLLHTRLGTPETLAFDRKGAATPLTFGTDIYVSTLQPKERAVVANASMVFVGYGVSAPERGWDDFKGQDLKGKVAVFLINDPDFVAAKGEDPFGKFGGRTMTYYGRWTYKFEEAARRGAVAALIVHDSEGVGYGWNVVKSGGGENYGLVVPPEKVTSLALQGWISGETATRLFADAGQDLEKLRVTARRKDFKPIDLGATFDAAIPVTQEVVQSQNVLAKISGTKRPDEVVVYGAHWDAYGEGPPDEQGRIYRAGANDDALGVAGLFEIARNFKAAPPPDRTIAFAFWTAEERGLLGSEAYAEKPIFPLEKTVANLGLDILQTAGRARDVVLVGKGQGTLEDDLARVAATQGRTVSIESLPERGLFYRADHFSLAKRGVPVLLMMGIAGASDLVDGGKEAGQKWVDAYTGKCYHQACDAWGADWNLDGAVQDIDVFYRIGDELARSARWPEWKAGSEFKAIRDRSAASRK
- a CDS encoding phosphoribosyltransferase, whose translation is MSDDKIFISANDLLADSLRLGMQVVASDFKPTHLVGIWRGGAPVGIAVQELLDYHGHHCDHIAIRTSSYKGIDRQDPQVKVFALGYLIDTLNPEDRLLIIDDVFDSGRSIRAFIAELKARCRHNMPRDIRIATVWFKPGRNVTDLRPDFFVHETDRWLIFPHEIDGLTVEEIRRHKPEAAIILGLEEEVPRA